A window of Prolixibacter sp. SD074 contains these coding sequences:
- a CDS encoding V-type ATP synthase subunit D — protein MAINFQYNKTALQGLEKQLKVRVKALPTIKNKESALRVEVKRAKDEVKRLNKLLEETIEEYDSMMALWGEFDVSLVRVKDVKMSVKKIAGVQTPILDGVEFDIAPFSIFSKPKWFLDGIKVVKELAEIGIEQEFFSQKMVLLDHARKKTTQKVNLFEKVQIPGYEDAIRKIKRFLEDKENLSKSAQKIVKSRQEAREVES, from the coding sequence ATGGCAATAAATTTTCAATACAATAAAACCGCTTTACAGGGACTCGAGAAGCAACTCAAGGTTCGGGTGAAGGCTTTGCCTACCATCAAGAACAAGGAGTCGGCGCTGCGGGTCGAAGTAAAGAGGGCTAAAGATGAGGTGAAAAGGCTGAACAAGCTCCTCGAAGAGACCATCGAAGAATACGATTCAATGATGGCACTTTGGGGCGAGTTCGATGTTTCACTCGTCAGGGTAAAGGACGTGAAGATGTCGGTGAAAAAGATTGCCGGTGTCCAGACGCCTATCCTCGACGGTGTGGAATTTGATATTGCACCGTTCAGCATTTTCAGCAAACCTAAATGGTTCCTCGATGGTATCAAAGTGGTGAAAGAACTGGCCGAAATTGGGATCGAACAGGAGTTTTTCAGTCAGAAGATGGTTCTGTTGGATCACGCCCGTAAGAAGACCACCCAGAAGGTGAATCTCTTCGAAAAGGTACAGATTCCGGGCTACGAAGATGCCATTCGAAAAATCAAGCGATTCCTGGAAGACAAGGAAAACCTTTCCAAGTCCGCCCAGAAGATTGTGAAATCTCGACAGGAAGCAAGGGAGGTGGAATCATGA
- a CDS encoding four helix bundle protein, which yields MNEVASNVIPDRTFRFAQKIVGLCRWLQQEKKEYVLSKQLLRSGTSIGANSREAQEAESKADFIHKFSIANKESIETNYWLELLEASELILDYPDYQEVMEEGKEIKNILTSIIRTSKGVRKS from the coding sequence ATGAATGAAGTCGCCAGCAATGTAATTCCTGACCGAACGTTTCGGTTTGCACAGAAAATTGTTGGACTGTGCAGATGGCTACAGCAGGAAAAGAAAGAATATGTTCTTTCCAAACAATTGCTTCGTTCTGGTACCAGTATTGGAGCCAACAGCCGTGAAGCGCAGGAAGCTGAAAGTAAAGCGGATTTCATTCATAAATTTTCAATTGCTAATAAAGAATCGATAGAAACTAATTATTGGCTGGAATTACTGGAGGCCAGCGAGTTGATTCTGGATTATCCGGACTACCAGGAAGTGATGGAAGAAGGAAAGGAGATTAAAAATATTCTTACTTCGATTATCCGTACTTCAAAAGGTGTTAGGAAGTCTTAA
- a CDS encoding V-type ATP synthase subunit B: protein MATKAFQKIYTKVTQITKATCTLRAEGIGYDELAEISGRLAQVVKIIGDDVTLQVFGGTEGIPTNAEVTFLGKSPSLKVSDQLAGRFFNAFGNPIDGGPDIEGQEIAIGGPSVNPVRRKQPSELIATGIAGIDLNNTLVSGQKIPFFADPDQPFNQVMAMVALRAKADKIILGGMGLTNDDYLFFRNVFDNAGALDRIVSFVNTTENPPVERLLVPDMALTAAEYFAVEKNESVLVLLTDMTLYADALSIVSNRMDQIPSKDSMPGSLYSDLAKIYEKAVQFPSGGSITIIAVTTLSGGDITHAIPDNTGYITEGQLFLRRDSDVGKVIVDPFRSLSRLKQLVIGDKTREDHPQVMNAAIRLYADAASAKTKLENGFDLTEYDQRTLDFAKEYSNDLLAIDVNIGTDEMLDTGWKLLSRHFKPEEVGIKQELMNKYWPKEA from the coding sequence ATGGCAACGAAAGCTTTTCAGAAAATATATACTAAAGTCACACAGATTACAAAAGCAACCTGTACCCTGAGAGCTGAAGGGATTGGCTACGATGAGCTGGCCGAAATTAGCGGACGGCTGGCGCAGGTGGTGAAAATCATTGGTGACGATGTGACCCTGCAGGTGTTTGGTGGTACCGAAGGTATCCCGACCAATGCAGAGGTAACCTTCCTGGGAAAATCGCCTTCGCTGAAAGTAAGTGACCAGCTTGCCGGACGCTTTTTTAACGCTTTTGGCAACCCAATCGATGGCGGACCTGATATTGAAGGGCAGGAAATTGCAATTGGCGGACCGTCGGTAAATCCCGTGCGTCGCAAGCAACCGTCCGAATTGATTGCAACCGGTATCGCTGGTATCGACCTGAACAACACGCTGGTGTCGGGACAGAAGATTCCGTTCTTCGCCGACCCGGATCAGCCGTTCAACCAGGTAATGGCGATGGTAGCACTTCGCGCAAAAGCCGACAAGATTATTCTTGGTGGTATGGGACTGACGAACGACGACTACCTTTTCTTCCGCAATGTATTCGATAATGCCGGTGCGCTTGACCGTATCGTATCGTTTGTGAATACGACGGAAAATCCGCCGGTAGAACGTTTGTTGGTACCGGACATGGCGCTGACGGCTGCCGAATATTTCGCGGTAGAGAAAAACGAAAGTGTGCTGGTGCTGTTGACTGACATGACGCTTTACGCGGATGCGCTCTCGATTGTGTCGAACCGTATGGACCAGATTCCGTCGAAAGACTCGATGCCGGGTTCGCTCTATTCCGACCTCGCGAAAATTTACGAAAAAGCAGTGCAGTTCCCAAGTGGCGGTTCCATTACCATTATCGCGGTTACAACGCTGTCAGGTGGCGATATTACCCACGCGATTCCGGATAACACCGGTTACATTACCGAAGGACAGTTGTTCCTGCGCCGTGACTCAGATGTAGGCAAAGTAATCGTTGACCCGTTCCGTTCGCTGTCGCGACTGAAACAGTTGGTTATCGGGGATAAAACCCGTGAGGATCACCCACAGGTAATGAACGCTGCCATCCGGCTTTACGCCGATGCCGCCAGCGCCAAAACGAAACTGGAGAACGGTTTCGACCTGACGGAATATGACCAGCGGACCCTTGATTTTGCTAAAGAGTACTCCAACGATTTGCTGGCTATTGACGTGAACATCGGTACGGATGAAATGCTGGACACCGGCTGGAAACTTCTTAGCAGACACTTCAAGCCTGAAGAGGTTGGTATCAAGCAGGAGCTGATGAATAAATACTGGCCGAAAGAGGCGTAG